The Stratiformator vulcanicus genome has a segment encoding these proteins:
- a CDS encoding family 16 glycoside hydrolase: MRIASVFTTCAIGLCTLSASAMADSAVSSPLNELSEVERLSGWKLLFDGQTTEGWRNYRRDTISKGWKVKDGLLAREGLFAGDIITEEKYGEFELSLEFRISTGGNSGVMFRVTEEAPQPWHTGPEVQILDNAKGHDPQKTGWLYQLYQPKKPNWRIKIEKAAGLEPEPTLDTARPAGEWNHLVIRVTDNESRVYLNGVSYYRFQIGSDDWNKRVAKSKFSKYAGFGKAEEGHICLQDHGNDVAFRNIKIRDLSRTPPDPQHGKLAVGVEPAFPNLNFADWEGVDENGKIEIMRPLVMTAAASESERLYVATQRGVIHTFKNDPDARQTDIFFDIEDQVKPFYGSGANEEGLLGLAFHPDYPTDPRFFVYYTKRVSEPTSIVSSFRVSADNPLRADPKSEQVLMTIDEPFQNHNGGSIEFGPDGFLYIGLGDGGSANDPQGNGQNLSTLLGSILRIDVDSTSADQPYGIPADNPFVEQTDARPEIFAYGFRNPWRIGFDPKTGDLWAADVGQDYYEEIDVVRAGGNYGWNVREGAHPFGADGEPAKPEYIDPVWEYDHTAGKSITGGYVFRSDRVPELDGRYLYADYVTGKLWALDYDPNSGTVRSNDRIPTKNMPVLAFGQLPGGEVLFAIPTAGGQGIYRFVSKQTDE, from the coding sequence ATGAGAATCGCTTCCGTCTTTACCACTTGTGCCATCGGTCTGTGCACGCTTTCCGCTTCAGCCATGGCTGATTCGGCCGTCAGCAGCCCGCTTAATGAATTAAGCGAGGTCGAACGACTTTCCGGCTGGAAACTCCTATTCGACGGCCAGACGACGGAAGGCTGGCGCAATTACCGCCGCGATACGATCAGCAAAGGATGGAAGGTCAAAGACGGCTTACTTGCGAGGGAGGGGTTATTTGCCGGGGACATTATCACTGAAGAAAAATACGGCGAATTCGAGCTATCACTCGAATTCCGTATTTCAACCGGCGGAAACAGCGGCGTGATGTTCCGCGTCACCGAAGAGGCTCCTCAGCCTTGGCACACCGGGCCTGAAGTGCAGATTCTCGATAATGCGAAGGGTCACGACCCGCAGAAGACGGGTTGGCTCTATCAGCTTTATCAACCGAAGAAGCCCAATTGGAGAATTAAGATTGAGAAAGCGGCGGGCCTCGAGCCGGAGCCGACGCTCGATACGGCACGACCGGCGGGCGAGTGGAATCATCTTGTCATCCGCGTGACGGACAACGAGTCTCGGGTCTACTTAAACGGCGTCTCTTATTATCGATTTCAAATCGGCAGCGACGATTGGAACAAGCGGGTCGCGAAGAGCAAGTTCTCAAAGTACGCCGGTTTCGGCAAAGCGGAAGAAGGTCATATCTGCCTGCAGGATCATGGCAACGACGTCGCCTTCCGAAACATTAAGATTCGAGACCTCTCTCGAACGCCGCCCGACCCCCAGCACGGCAAGCTGGCCGTCGGTGTCGAACCTGCCTTTCCCAATCTGAATTTCGCGGACTGGGAGGGGGTCGACGAAAACGGAAAAATTGAAATTATGCGGCCCCTCGTGATGACCGCGGCAGCGTCTGAGTCGGAGCGGCTCTATGTCGCCACGCAGCGCGGCGTCATCCATACCTTTAAGAATGACCCCGACGCACGGCAAACAGATATATTTTTTGATATTGAAGATCAGGTGAAGCCGTTCTACGGCTCCGGCGCGAACGAAGAAGGCCTCTTAGGACTCGCTTTCCATCCTGACTACCCGACCGACCCGCGGTTCTTCGTTTATTATACGAAGCGGGTTAGCGAGCCGACGTCGATTGTGTCGAGTTTCCGAGTCTCCGCCGACAACCCTTTAAGAGCGGACCCGAAATCTGAACAGGTCTTAATGACGATCGACGAGCCGTTTCAAAATCATAACGGGGGTTCGATCGAATTCGGCCCGGACGGATTCCTCTATATCGGCTTGGGCGACGGCGGCAGCGCGAACGATCCCCAGGGCAACGGGCAGAACCTCTCCACGCTGCTTGGATCGATCCTGCGAATCGACGTCGACTCGACATCCGCTGATCAGCCTTACGGGATTCCGGCCGACAATCCATTCGTTGAGCAGACCGATGCCCGGCCGGAAATCTTCGCGTACGGCTTTCGGAATCCTTGGCGTATCGGTTTCGACCCAAAAACCGGCGACCTGTGGGCAGCCGACGTCGGGCAGGACTACTATGAAGAGATCGATGTCGTGCGGGCCGGCGGGAATTACGGATGGAACGTTCGCGAAGGCGCCCATCCGTTCGGCGCGGACGGCGAGCCGGCCAAGCCTGAGTACATTGACCCCGTTTGGGAGTACGATCACACCGCCGGCAAGTCGATTACGGGGGGCTACGTCTTCCGCTCCGACCGCGTGCCGGAACTCGACGGGCGATATCTGTACGCCGACTACGTCACCGGCAAGCTCTGGGCCCTCGATTACGATCCGAACAGCGGCACCGTTCGCTCGAATGATCGAATCCCGACGAAGAACATGCCGGTCCTCGCGTTCGGGCAACTTCCCGGCGGCGAAGTCCTGTTCGCGATCCCGACCGCCGGCGGGCAAGGCATCTACCGTTTCGTTTCAAAGCAGACCGACGAGTAG